The following proteins are encoded in a genomic region of Drosophila willistoni isolate 14030-0811.24 chromosome 3R, UCI_dwil_1.1, whole genome shotgun sequence:
- the LOC6647751 gene encoding sodium/hydrogen exchanger 9B1 isoform X1, with the protein MNSQFGDENDVLDVVALAGIDEPPLQAFRNSNPFDEDSYKVTVAPAATNQLEINEPPLQLLRRASETVTSHILADLEPEKQHLLAGAEKRPLPPPRGHGFLKAQQDQSSVNYNGAKRNRQQQPDNKALGPGDKMMQESNVPLPTLALSPPLHTKLDIQKFPEDFNNGQTASGAEDGTANGIGGGGGGGGDGGDAATIILTPTSLNLTNVARNGGGGGGGGGGPTSAGEPRHSDEYKGPKWWRHLVLHWSLISEHVSLLVIFLGLWSMAWVLLPDYAQPQAVIMRIAFLFVGAQISGILVTFVHLPDMLGMLFFGVLYTNLGLANFEGYQRFELFLREMALINIMLLAGLGLDGDAFKRLWFMILRLTLLPTIVEVAVIAGLAYLTLSMPWLWGIALGLVITAVSPNVVVTVMLKLKEDRLGLNSGIHTLIYAMTTCNDVVAIFMFGVIISVIFSTSSLTQQVLQGPIGIGIGLVFGYLYGMMLQYLPSRNAVYANGLRFVLTILGGTIAVMGSRVIGYTSAGALGCVTTAFIARIGWKREESKLSPQQLQAHQISSVPKRLDLMWKFLKPVSFALIGKEINFAVLEGHVIGFGALLVLLGSLLRLAFAYLSTYGGNLSRKERAYITISGFPKATVQAALGPVALDLARAASVANETQLSLASNVLIISVLAIIFTAPLGAILMLRLAPYWLKHGDAVEEATTPTTPVVNPTTLSISNANKTA; encoded by the exons ATGAACAGCCAATTTG GTGATGAAAATGATGTTCTCGATGTTGTGGCTCTGGCCGGCATTGATGAGCCGCCCCTGCAAGCCTTTCGCAACAGCAATCCCTTTGACGAGGACTCCTACAAGGTGACGGTTGCTCCTGCAGCAACAAATCAGCTGGAGATCAATGAGCCGCCTTTGCAGTTGCTGCGTCGTGCCAGTGAAACAGTTACTAGCCATATTCTGGCTGACTTGGAGCCAGAGAAACAACATTTACTAGCCGGAGCAGAGAAACGTCCACTGCCGCCTCCACGGGGGCATGGTTTTTTGAAAGCCCAGCAGGATCAGAGTTCAGTTAATTACAATGGAG CTAAGCGTAACAGGCAACAGCAGCCAGACAACAAAGCACTCGGCCCAGGTGACAAGATGATGCAAGAAAGCAATGTGCCACTTCCTACTCTAGCCCTATCACCGCCTTTGCATACTAAATTAGACATACAGAAATTCCCGGAGGACTTTAATAATGGCCAGACTGCCAGTGGTGCAGAAGATGGAACTGCAAATGGGATTGGTGGCGGAGGTGGGGGTGGAGGTGACGGAGGAGATGCTGCAACAATAATTTTAACGCCGACAtcattaaatttaacaaatgtTGCTAGAAAcggcggaggaggaggaggaggaggcggcGGCCCAACTTCAGCTGGAGAACCACGACATTCTGATGAATACAAAGGACCAAAATG GTGGCGTCACTTAGTACTGCATTGGTCATTGATTTCCGAGCACGTGAGCCTATTGGTCATATTTCTGGGTCTCTGGTCCATGGCCTGGGTCCTGCTGCCTGATTATGCCCAACCGCAGGCTGTCATTATGCGTATAGCATTCCTATTTGTTGGTGCCCAGATCTCTGGTATTCTGGTGACTTTTGTACACTTGCCTGATATGCTGGGCATGCTCTTCTTTGGTGTCCTCTACACAAATCTTGGTTTGGCTAACTTTGAAGGTTACCAGCGATTTGAATTATTCTTAAG aGAAATGGCTCTAATTAACATTATGTTGCTGGCTGGTCTTGGCCTAGATGGCGATGCATTTAAGCGCCTTTGGTTTATGATTTTACGTCTCACGCTGTTGCCAACTATTGTGGAAGTGGCAGTGATAGCCGGCTTGGCTTATCTTACTCTCTCTATGCCCTGGCTATGGGGCATTGCCTTGGG CCTTGTCATCACAGCCGTGTCCCCAAATGTTGTGGTTACTGTCATGTTGAAGCTGAAGGAGGATCGTCTTGGTCTCAATAGTGGTATACACACACTCATCTATGCCATGACCACATGCAACGATGTGGTGGCCATCTTCATGTTTGGTGTCATAATCAGTGTAATATTCTCCACAA GCTCACTGACACAACAAGTGCTGCAGGGACCCATTGGGATTGGTATTGGACTTGTTTTTGGTTATCTCTATGGCATGATGCTGCAATACTTGCCATCGCGTAATGCG GTCTACGCAAATGGTTTGCGCTTTGTCTTGACCATCTTGGGTGGAACTATTGCTGTGATGGGCAGTCGCGTTATTGGCTATACGTCGGCTGGTGCTTTGGGCTGTGTAACGACTGCCTTTATTGCCCGGATTGGCTGGAAGCGTGAGGAGAGCAAACTGAGTCCACAGCAATTGCAGGCCCATCAAATT TCCAGTGTACCAAAACGGCTGGATCTGATGTGGAAATTCCTCAAACCCGTCTCGTTTGCCCTCATCGGCAAGGAAATTAATTTTGCTGTACTGGAGGGTCATGTAATTGGCTTTGGGGCACTGCTGGTGCTGCTCGGAAGTTTG TTGCGCCTGGCTTTTGCATATTTATCCACATATGGCGGAAATCTGTCGAGAAAGGAACGTGCCTACATTACAATTTCCGGTTTTCCCAAAGCAACTGTCCAA GCTGCCTTGGGTCCGGTTGCTTTGGACTTGGCAAGGGCTGCAAGTGTGGCGAATGAAACCCAATTGTCTTTGGCCAGCAACGTTCTGATCATCTCTGTTCTGGCCATCATATTCACAGCACCGCTTGGAGCTATTCTCATGCTCCGATTGGCACCCTACTGGCTGAAGCATGGCGATGCCGTTGAGGAGGCGACTACACCAACCACACCAGTTGTCAATCCAACCACATTGAGCATATCGAATGCCAACAAAACTGCCTGA
- the LOC6647751 gene encoding sodium/hydrogen exchanger 9B1 isoform X2 — MMQESNVPLPTLALSPPLHTKLDIQKFPEDFNNGQTASGAEDGTANGIGGGGGGGGDGGDAATIILTPTSLNLTNVARNGGGGGGGGGGPTSAGEPRHSDEYKGPKWWRHLVLHWSLISEHVSLLVIFLGLWSMAWVLLPDYAQPQAVIMRIAFLFVGAQISGILVTFVHLPDMLGMLFFGVLYTNLGLANFEGYQRFELFLREMALINIMLLAGLGLDGDAFKRLWFMILRLTLLPTIVEVAVIAGLAYLTLSMPWLWGIALGLVITAVSPNVVVTVMLKLKEDRLGLNSGIHTLIYAMTTCNDVVAIFMFGVIISVIFSTSSLTQQVLQGPIGIGIGLVFGYLYGMMLQYLPSRNAVYANGLRFVLTILGGTIAVMGSRVIGYTSAGALGCVTTAFIARIGWKREESKLSPQQLQAHQISSVPKRLDLMWKFLKPVSFALIGKEINFAVLEGHVIGFGALLVLLGSLLRLAFAYLSTYGGNLSRKERAYITISGFPKATVQAALGPVALDLARAASVANETQLSLASNVLIISVLAIIFTAPLGAILMLRLAPYWLKHGDAVEEATTPTTPVVNPTTLSISNANKTA, encoded by the exons ATGATGCAAGAAAGCAATGTGCCACTTCCTACTCTAGCCCTATCACCGCCTTTGCATACTAAATTAGACATACAGAAATTCCCGGAGGACTTTAATAATGGCCAGACTGCCAGTGGTGCAGAAGATGGAACTGCAAATGGGATTGGTGGCGGAGGTGGGGGTGGAGGTGACGGAGGAGATGCTGCAACAATAATTTTAACGCCGACAtcattaaatttaacaaatgtTGCTAGAAAcggcggaggaggaggaggaggaggcggcGGCCCAACTTCAGCTGGAGAACCACGACATTCTGATGAATACAAAGGACCAAAATG GTGGCGTCACTTAGTACTGCATTGGTCATTGATTTCCGAGCACGTGAGCCTATTGGTCATATTTCTGGGTCTCTGGTCCATGGCCTGGGTCCTGCTGCCTGATTATGCCCAACCGCAGGCTGTCATTATGCGTATAGCATTCCTATTTGTTGGTGCCCAGATCTCTGGTATTCTGGTGACTTTTGTACACTTGCCTGATATGCTGGGCATGCTCTTCTTTGGTGTCCTCTACACAAATCTTGGTTTGGCTAACTTTGAAGGTTACCAGCGATTTGAATTATTCTTAAG aGAAATGGCTCTAATTAACATTATGTTGCTGGCTGGTCTTGGCCTAGATGGCGATGCATTTAAGCGCCTTTGGTTTATGATTTTACGTCTCACGCTGTTGCCAACTATTGTGGAAGTGGCAGTGATAGCCGGCTTGGCTTATCTTACTCTCTCTATGCCCTGGCTATGGGGCATTGCCTTGGG CCTTGTCATCACAGCCGTGTCCCCAAATGTTGTGGTTACTGTCATGTTGAAGCTGAAGGAGGATCGTCTTGGTCTCAATAGTGGTATACACACACTCATCTATGCCATGACCACATGCAACGATGTGGTGGCCATCTTCATGTTTGGTGTCATAATCAGTGTAATATTCTCCACAA GCTCACTGACACAACAAGTGCTGCAGGGACCCATTGGGATTGGTATTGGACTTGTTTTTGGTTATCTCTATGGCATGATGCTGCAATACTTGCCATCGCGTAATGCG GTCTACGCAAATGGTTTGCGCTTTGTCTTGACCATCTTGGGTGGAACTATTGCTGTGATGGGCAGTCGCGTTATTGGCTATACGTCGGCTGGTGCTTTGGGCTGTGTAACGACTGCCTTTATTGCCCGGATTGGCTGGAAGCGTGAGGAGAGCAAACTGAGTCCACAGCAATTGCAGGCCCATCAAATT TCCAGTGTACCAAAACGGCTGGATCTGATGTGGAAATTCCTCAAACCCGTCTCGTTTGCCCTCATCGGCAAGGAAATTAATTTTGCTGTACTGGAGGGTCATGTAATTGGCTTTGGGGCACTGCTGGTGCTGCTCGGAAGTTTG TTGCGCCTGGCTTTTGCATATTTATCCACATATGGCGGAAATCTGTCGAGAAAGGAACGTGCCTACATTACAATTTCCGGTTTTCCCAAAGCAACTGTCCAA GCTGCCTTGGGTCCGGTTGCTTTGGACTTGGCAAGGGCTGCAAGTGTGGCGAATGAAACCCAATTGTCTTTGGCCAGCAACGTTCTGATCATCTCTGTTCTGGCCATCATATTCACAGCACCGCTTGGAGCTATTCTCATGCTCCGATTGGCACCCTACTGGCTGAAGCATGGCGATGCCGTTGAGGAGGCGACTACACCAACCACACCAGTTGTCAATCCAACCACATTGAGCATATCGAATGCCAACAAAACTGCCTGA
- the LOC111519219 gene encoding LOW QUALITY PROTEIN: odorant receptor 94a (The sequence of the model RefSeq protein was modified relative to this genomic sequence to represent the inferred CDS: substituted 1 base at 1 genomic stop codon), producing MEDSLTKVDRIGAMRLILQVMRIFGLWPWSVADRNLESAMWAFLKRNYRFLIHLPITFTFIGLMWLEAFISSNLEQAGQVLYMSITEMALVVKILSIWYHRTEAWELMHELQYSPNLELRTENEQFYWKREQRRFKWFFYIYILISLGVVYSGCTGVLFVESYELPFAYFVPFEWRNERGYWYAYGYNVAAMTLTCISNITLDTLGCYFLFHLALLYRLLGMRLRGLKDVGKNFDQDLRGIFQLHQRVRRLTVTCQSIVSPYILSQIILSAFIICFSGYRLQHVGIRANPGQFIAMLQFVSVMILQIFLPCYYGNDVTVNAHQLTNEVYNTNWLQCNPPIRKLLNSYMEHLKRPVQIRAGNFFAVGLPIFVKTINNAYSFFALLLNVSNLMKRIYPYILHIPLTFTYIALMWLEALTSDNLEQAGQVLYMSLTEVALVTKIFNIWYRRQQAAQFITELEKDSAYRLCNAKEVTFWLKEQRHFQRIFYTYIIGSLFVALSGYLSVFFQDEYELPFGYYVPFEWRNPQRYLYAWGYNVVAMTLCCLSNILLDALGCYFMFQIALLYRLMNLRLMALQRAPEVVARPELRHIFQLHTRVRRLTGQCEQLVSPYVLSQVVFSAFIICFSGYRLVHMGFQQNPGLFVTTLQFGAVMIVQIFLPCYFGNELTYHANTLTNSVFNTNWLEYSVGTRKLLNCYMEFLKHPVKVRAGVFFQIGLPIFVKTINNAYSFFALLLNLSKXNHK from the exons ATGGAGGACAGTTTAACAAAAGTCGATCGTATTGGTGCCATGCGCCTTATACTCCAAGTCATGCGAATCTTTGGCCTCTGGCCCTGGTCTGTGGCAGACAGAAACTTGGAGTCAGCCATGTGGGCATTTCTAAAGCGAAACTATCGCTTTCTTATCCACCTGCCCATCACATTTACTTTCATTGGTCTAATGTGGTTGGAAGCCTTCATTTCAAGCAACCTGGAGCAAGCTGGTCAAGTGCTCTATATGTCCATCACAGAGATGGCTCTTGTTGTGAAGATTTTAAGCATTTGGTATCATCGCACAGAGGCCTGGGAACTGATGCATGAGCTACAGTATTCTCCCAATCTGGAGTTGCGAACGGAAAACGAACAATTCTACTGGAAACGAGAGCAACGTCGCTTTAAATGGTTCTTCTACATCTATATACTGATCAGCCTGGGTGTAGTCTACAGCGGATGTACTGGAGTGCTTTTTGTCGAGTCTTACGAATTGCCTTTTGCCTATTTTGTGCCCTTTGAGTGGCGAAATGAACGTGGTTATTGGTATGCTTATGGCTATAATGTGGCTGCCATGACTCTAACATGCATCTCCAATATAACCTTGGACACATTGGGCTGTTATTTTCTGTTTCATCTGGCCTTGCTCTATCGTCTGCTAGGCATGAGGTTAAGAGGCTTAAAAGACGTTGGGAAAAACTTTGACCAGGACTTGCGAGGGATATTTCAATTACATCAAAGAGTCCGAAG ATTAACTGTTACCTGTCAAAGTATAGTATCGCCCTACATTCTCTCACAAATTATACTGAGTGCCTTCATCATATGCTTTAGTGGCTATCGCTTGCAACATGTGGGAATTCGTGCCAATCCTGGTCAATTTATAGCCATGTTGCAGTTTGTCAGTGTCATGATCTTACAAATTTTCCTACCCTGCTATTATGGCAATGATGTGACGGTTAATGCCCATCAGCTAACCAACGAGGTCTACAACACCAACTGGCTGCAATGCAATCCTCCCATTCGTAAACTACTCAATTCCTACATGGAACACCTCAAGAGACCAGTACAGATTCGTGCTGGCAATTTCTTTGCAGTTGGTTTGCCCATCTTTGTTAAG ACTATCAACAATGCCTACAGCTTTTTTGCTCTTTTATTGAATGTATCGAA CCTGATGAAACGTATTTATCCATATATCTTGCACATTCCATTGACTTTTACCTATATTGCTCTTATGTGGCTCGAGGCACTAACTTCCGACAATCTGGAGCAGGCCGGTCAAGTATTATACATGTCCTTGACTGAGGTGGCTCTGGTGACCAAGATTTTCAATATCTGGTACAGACGGCAGCAGGCAGCACAATTTATCACCGAATTGGAGAAGGATTCGGCGTATAGGCTGTGCAATGCAAAAGAAGTCACTTTCTGGCTGAAGGAGCAGCGGCATTTTCAACGCATCTTTTACACATATATTATCGGCAGTCTGTTTGTGGCCCTTTCAGGATATTTAAGTGTCTTTTTTCAGGACGAGTACGAATTACCCTTTGGCTACTATGTGCCCTTCGAATGGAGAAATCCTCAGCGTTATCTCTACGCCTGGGGCTATAATGTTGTGGCCATGACCCTATGCTGTTTGTCTAACATACTGCTGGATGCACTTGGTTGCTATTTCATGTTCCAGATTGCCCTGCTCTACCGCCTAATGAATCTGCGGCTAATGGCTCTACAACGGGCTCCTGAAGTGGTCGCTAGGCCAGAGTTACGCCACATTTTTCAACTGCACACTCGAGTGCGCCGCTTGACTGGACAGTGTGAGCAATTGGTATCACCGTATGTGCTCTCCCAGGTGGTATTTAGTGCCTTTATCATTTGCTTTAGCGGCTATCGCTTGGTCCATATGGGATTCCAGCAAAATCCCGGCCTCTTTGTGACCACCTTGCAGTTTGGCGCTGTGATGATTGTACAGATATTCTTGCCCTGTTACTTTGGCAATGAGCTGACCTACCATGCCAATACGCTTACGAACAGTGTCTTCAATACCAATTGGTTGGAGTATTCGGTTGGAACCCGCAAGTTGCTCAATTGCTACATGGAGTTCCTGAAACATCCTGTGAAAGTACGAGCCGGAGTGTTCTTTCAAATTGGTTTGCCTATTTTCGTAAAG ACCATTAACAATGCGTACAGTTTCTTTGCCTTGCTCTTGAATTTATCCAAGTGAAACCATAAGTAA
- the LOC6647749 gene encoding uncharacterized protein LOC6647749, translating to MLQLCTIYACANGTLGLNLSRAPWDPYPWVSGVQEKSNAERGGICIGDTLLELNGVDILGLRISELAKRLQEHWQSGAECVTMMMWRQQSTANLTTAEDAAEAEHAVQHGINQQSLQKFATCLQHIAQLLECPVCLEVIKPPGWQCCNGHVLCNNCRSRSVKCPVCRVPLGPRGRCLLSDKLFTLLAENFPCDGVKSNQVMAQGGVNKCTNEYHNQPKMALALAKSNSCKKSGKISGEAAVHVVVNGQEGAPEQRECLGEQMPKGNEQNARMRNNVSNRTIKMQRQADSQENYSNNMLVKPKLKLSKKSWQITGQDQDELRSNEVANINNGQQQQQTMTTRMKQEQKMMLGQEQKQEQEQEQVMQTAVKGRGQLQYQNYHCPTGKSCSNAKLKLCHQHPTVTATETATTNNKLSTVRDGDGDGGVVVSAATEIAFAPLSGGGGGGSNSRLSAESHTLVDTTLTQTSGGSSIKSCEWQLLRHLSSEHNLAVLHFYGTFGQRMHVPLHWPNLACLSLSLGENDNNDLDLSPANVKVHTFFLAVIPIRSRDDNDDCAVFLWHLNSMDQQPVQFETVIEAAGERLKWFGPAHSLTRSWPDIESTGEYLKTNNCTAFDITVKRKH from the exons ATGCTTCAATTGTGCACCATTTATGCCTGCGCCAATGGTACATTGGGCCTGAATTTGAGTCGTGCCCCCTGGGATCCGTATCCATGGGTCAGCGGGGTGCAGGAGAAATCAAATGCCGAACGCGGTGGCATTTGCATTGGTGATACGCTACTAGAGCTAAATGGAGTCGATATTTTGGGTTTACGCATCAGCGAATTGGCCAAGCGGTTGCAAGAACATTGGCAAAGTGGAGCTGAATGTGTAACCATGATGATGTGGCGGCAACAGAGCACCGCGAACTTGACAACTGCTGAAGATGCTGCCGAGGCAGAGCATGCTGTG CAGCATGGAATCAATCAACAGTCGCTGCAAAAGTTTGCAACATGCCTGCAACATATTGCCCAATTACTAGAGTGTCCCGTCTGCCTTGAG GTAATCAAACCACCTGGCTGGCAATGCTGCAATGGACACGTTCTCTGTAATAATTGTCGGAGCCGTTCAGTAAAGTGTCCTGTCTGTCGTGTGCCATTAGGACCGCGCGGACGTTGCCTCCTATCTGATAAATTATTCACTCTGCTTGCTGAAAATTTTCCCTGCGATGGTG TCAAATCCAACCAGGTGATGGCCCAAGGCGGCGTCAACAAGTGCACAAATGAATATCATAATCAACCAAAAATGGCACTTGCACTCGCCAAATCAAATTCGTGCAAGAAAAGTGGGAAAATCTCTGGAGAGGCAGCGGTCCATGTGGTTGTGAATGGCCAAGAGGGGGCGCCAGAGCAGAGGGAGTGTCTCGGGGAGCAAATGCCAAAGGGAAATGAGCAAAATGCTCGAATGCGAAATAATGTCAGCAACAGGACGATAAAGATGCAGCGCCAGGCGGATAGCCAGGAGAACTACAGCAACAATATGCTCGTTAAACCAAAGTTAAAGTTGAGTAAGAAAAGTTGGCAGATTACAGGCCAAGATCAAGACGAATTGCGCAGCAATGAAGTTGCAAACATAAATAAtggccaacagcaacaacagacTATGACGACGAGAATGAAGCAAGAGCAAAAGATGATGCTGGGCCAGGAGCAGAAGCAGGAGCAAGAGCAAGAGCAGGTGATGCAAACAGCAGTGAAAGGCCGAGGCCAGCTGCAATATCAAAATTATCATTGCCCCACTGGGAAATCATGCAGCAACGCGAAACTGAAACTTTGCCACCAACATCCAACAGTAACAGCAACAGAAACcgccaccaccaacaacaaattgtcAACAGTcagagatggagatggagatggaggaGTGGTTGTGTCTGCGGCTACTGAAATTGCATTTGCGCCACTAagcggtggcggtggcggtgggAGCAACTCTCGCTTATCAGCGGAGAGTCATACATTGGTGGATACAACGTTGACCCAAACGTCGGGCGGGTCATCAATAAAGTCCTGCGAGTGGCAGCTGCTGCGGCATCTCAGTTCCGAGCACAATCTGGCTGTGCTGCATTTCTATGGCACGTTTGGCCAGCGAATGCACGTTCCGTTGCATTGGCCCAATCTAGCCTGTCTTAGTCTCAGTCTCGGCGAGAATGACAACAACGACCTGGACCTTAGCCCTGCGAATGTCAAAGTGCatacatttttcttggctGTCATACCAATTCGAAGCAGagatgataatgatgactGCGCCGTTTTCCTATGGCACCTGAATTCCATGGACCAGCAGCCAGTACAATTTGAGACTGTCATCGAGGCGGCAGGCGAACGCCTCAAATGGTTTGGACCAGCTCATTCGCTTACGCGTAGCTGGCCGGACATAGAGTCAACCGGAGAGTATTTGAAGACAAACAATTGCACTGCCTTCGATATCACTGTGAAAAGGAAACACTAA
- the LOC6647747 gene encoding uncharacterized protein LOC6647747 has product MKLARHRSFTKAFITQADNDDGQDDGQSSSVRLLKIPRAAPSIESYGFQLTRSKWDPYPWVCEVAAGTPAALCGLKAGDCILEVNDIDILGLRISEVSKLVKSQKDGVRVLCWNSGCEMDCDKNSICCAPMPTSLKRLSLVVDSMLRIVECPVCNLTITPPAMQCQNGHLLCVDCRIRSERCPVCRDFYTPRRALVAEQIYFTIANAFEILHAEDKLRQKLFGGITKASANPISTLSPATATLSRRRKPRLPTNKFLTKLLQSRAYYSLENLSQSNAATLLRTNSTDDFNERRQPTAASSIPTEAGPSNDVTISTHLSLSINDLQQPEHQQEQQKKKETRHRAGSLLFLGKNRPNVQKFQPPALPIQEELTTQQQPNPKPKPKQERDPSIKDQRGELELKEDVTSLLYCCPCECRLPFNVKEQLQLQQDQHQSSCYKSAFRLL; this is encoded by the exons atgaaattggcCCGACATAGATCATTTACAAAGGCATTCATCACACAAGCCGACAATGATGATGGTCAAGATGATGGTCAGTCATCTAGTGTGCGTCTTTTGAAAATTCCACGTGCTGCACCCAGCATCGAGAGTTATGGATTTCAGTTAACACGCAGCAAATGGGATCCATATCCATGG GTTTGTGAAGTGGCCGCTGGCACACCTGCCGCACTTTGTGGCCTCAAGGCCGGCGATTGCATTTTGGAG GTTAACGATATTGATATACTTGGCTTACGTATATCGGAAGTTAGCAAACTAGTTAAAAGCCAAAAAGATGGCGTCAGAGTTTTATGCTGGAACAGCGGCTGTGAAATGGACTGTGATAAGAAT AGCATTTGTTGTGCCCCAATGCCGACAAGTCTGAAGCGTCTATCGCTTGTGGTTGATAGCATGCTACGGATTGTTGAGTGTCCCGTATGCAATCTGACCATAACTCCGCCGGCCATGCAATGCCAGAACGGACATTTGCTATGTGTCGATTGTCGGATCCGTTCAGAGCGTTGTCCTGTCTGCCGTGACTTTTATACCCCGAGGCGTGCTCTGGTTGCTGAACAGATTTACTTTACCATTGCGAATGCCTTTGAAATCCTACATGCGGAAGATAAATTGCGACAGAAGCTTTTCGGTGGCATCACAAAAGCCTCTGCAAATCCAATATCAACACTGAGCCCTGCAACTGCAACACTGAGTAGGAGACGCAAGCCACGACTGCCCACTAATAAATTCCTCACCAAACTGTTGCAAAGTCGTGCCTACTACTCGCTGGAGAATCTATCACAGTCGAATGCTGCCACATTGTTGCGCACAAATTCCACGGACGACTTCAATGAGAGGCGACAGCCAACAGCAGCATCATCCATACCCACAGAGGCGGGCCCTTCGAATGATGTTACCATTTCCACGCATCTTTCACTCTCAATAAATGATTTACAACAGCCAGAGCatcagcaggagcagcagaaaAAGAAGGAGACTCGCCACAGGGCGGGTAGTTTATTGTTCCTAGGCAAAAATCGGCCAAATGTACAAAAGTTTCAGCCACCTGCTCTTCCTATCCAGGAGGAATTGACGACGCAGCAACAGCCAAacccaaagccaaagccaaagcaagAGAGAGACCCGTCAATAAAGGATCAAAGAGGGGAATTGGAACTGAAAGAGGATGTGACATCGTTGCTCTATTGCTGCCCATGCGAATGTCGTCTGCCATTCAATGTTAAGGAGCAACTTCAACTTCAGCAGGATCAACATCAAAGCAGTTGCTATAAATCCGCTTTTCGTTTACTTTGA
- the LOC26529697 gene encoding Golgi-associated plant pathogenesis-related protein 1, which translates to MYLPVLISVFAFSMIPGVFAGFAEDMLSEHNRLRKLHGSPDLQLAEVKQFDEIGVVAKLIAESGEEPSYDRSTGASTCKTLEKPVNCAQQWYDEIKDYDFNNPGFSDKTKYFTALIWKSSTKLRVATAHNATNKYNYVVASYEPLGNIDGQFKENVPRRNGSPLSVNLFQINIGIVLLCSWFINKMLA; encoded by the exons atgtATTTGCCGGTATTAATAAGTGTGTTTGCATTCTCGATG ATTCCTGGAGTATTTGCTGGGTTCGCAGAAGATATGCTAAGCGAACACAATCGTTTGCGAAAGCTGCACGGTTCACCGGATTTACAATTAGCCGAAGTCAAGCAATTCGATGAAATAGGCGTGGTCGCTAAA CTAATAGCAGAATCTGGGGAGGAGCCATCCTATGATAGATCTACTGGTGCGAGTACTTGCAAGACACTTGAAAAGCCAGTTAATTGTGCTCAGCAGTGGTACGATGAAATCAAAGATTACGATTTCAACAATCCAGGATTTTCGGACAAAACTAAATACTTTACAGCGCTCATTTGGAAGTCTTCAACCAAGTTAAGAGTGGCTACGGCCCATAA TGCAACCAATAAGTACAATTATGTTGTTGCGTCATACGAACCATTGGGTAATATAGATGGACAATTTAAGGAAAATGTTCCAAGACGTAATGG GTCGCCTTTAAG CGTAAATCTGTTTCAAATCAACATTGGAATCGTCCTATTATGCTCATGGTTCATAAACAAGATGTTGGCCTAA